The region CTGCACAGTGACCTTGCTCTTAAGAGCGAAATAGGAAAGTGCGAAACCCGATATTACGATGGCGATTAAGAATAGGGTTCGCTTACTGAACATTCTCTTTCTCCTTACTTCTATATTTTCCGTAAATAGTATTCATCAAAATCAGAATTCCACCCACTCCTAAAAATACGAGTGCTCTCGTAATCGTGGAAGATTGCGCGAGATCCCAAAAAATCAGACGACCCAGACAAATTACCATCGCCCCCAAGGAAACGTAACGGAAATGACTCTCTTTTAACGCGAGTCCGATCAGGAATACGAAGAAGATTTCGATCATCCAGAGCAATGTAAGAAGAGAAGAATCGAAACTCCAAAATAAAAAGAATGCGACCGCTGCGAATAACGGATAGAAAATTGCGGTATTAAAATGATTCTCCATCTTTTTCGCAAGCTCCACTACCGATAGGGGAAAACCTTCCGATTCTCCTCCTTGGTGAGGAGGTAGAAAATAGGCGCGGAATAGATAAGCCGTCTGTAATACTATGGAAACGAGACCTCCCAACCATTCCTGGTCTTTCCAGAGGACGGATGGTGAGATTGTGGAGCTGGATACGAACGCCACATAGATACAGGAATACCAGAAGAAGAGTAGCGAGTAGAATCTAAATCTGGAAATTATATTCTGATATTTTAAACCGATTGTATCCAATAAGAAAGCCCAAAGAATCCAGGAAACCGCCAGCCAATTGTTCGGAACTTCCAAGGCGATGATGATCGTAATGAAGATAACGATTAATTCCCAAAAGAGGGGCAGAATTTTTCTCCAAAGAGAATTCTCTTCCGAAGGAACCGCTTTGTTGGTCGCCCAATAAAGAAAACAAGCGACCGCGAATATCTGGATCAAGAATCGAATCTTGAAGAAACCGAAGGAAGATTCGGATTGCAGATGCACTAAGAAATGCGCTCCCAAGAAGAATCCTACGAATCCGAGAGAGAATAAGTAGAATACTCCTTGTGAGGGGATCAGAAATTGCTTCCAGTTCAGAGCCCATTCTTCCTTTTTTTCTCCGGTAAGGGTGACTAGTTCCAAATAAAAGAGGGAAAGCATCAACCAGATGATTCCCGGTAGAAAGGGAGAAAAAGAATTCGTTACCCAGTAGGCGAGAACTAGCAAATGCAAAGAAAATAACGCGGATCCGGGCCAGGAGTAAAATGCCGTTTTTCCGGAATCGGTTTTGAATTTAGAAAAGAAAGAGGAGAAGAAGCAGAACCCAAGAAGAGGCAAATCCCTTCCCAGCACTTCCAATGCCTCTAGATTTTGGATCCGACCGATTATGCATAAATGGATCGAAAGAACAAAGGGTAGAATTCCGATACCCAGTCCGTTCCAGTTTCTATTTTGGCGAATATAGAGTAGGCCGATTCCGTAAAGTGGCAGGAAGATTTCGGAATATTTCCATTCTAGGGTCTGGAAGCAAAAGGCTGAAGAAAATAATCCGATAAAAATTCCCGCCGGAGAGACGCGAAATTCTCCCGTAAGACCATAGATATCGTCGCAGGCTTGCTTCTCGTTTCTATGCCGCAGAGAATCGTAGATTTGAGCGGCGAAAGCCATTACGACCATGCCCAAGGTTTCGATCGTTCTGGAGACTTCTCCCAGATTATCTCCTTGTACTTTTCTGAAGAAGAGCAGAATCAAATATGAAAACCAGGAGAGATGTAGAAACGCCGCTCCGCAATTTTTGAGCGCTGTTTCCTTTTCTTCTACGCTTATGATAAAGAAGATTAGGAATAATATACTAGTTAAGATTGAGATGGAATAAGAGTCGAATTCCCAGCGTCCTAATAAAAGGATTCCCGTAAACGCTATGCCGAGGGACACCAAAGTATCCGTCAGATAAAGCCAACGGATTCCTTTTTGGCGGGCAGTTCTCGCTATAAAATAAACCGCGATCGAGCTCAAGAGTAGAATGGGCGGATTCCATTTGGATCCTGTGGCATATAAAGCCAGGCCCAATGCCGTACTTCCCCAGGAAACTAAATGGGTAATGAAAGGTAGTCCTTCCAATTTTTCAGAGCCATAGATCTTTCTGTAGTGAACGAGTAATGCGGTGATTCCTATCGTAACCGTGGAAAATACGCCGATCCATCTGGATTGTCCCATTCCAACTTCGAGATCGCTCTGGGAAAAATGCCCTTTGTAGAGAAGATTGAAGATTAGGAAAGACAGAACGGAAACCAAAAGATGGTATTCCCATTTTGCTTTATAAGAAAGAATTAAACTGAATACTGTGATTGCAACTGCAAGTCCGAAGATCAAAGAGGACAAGGGAAGAATTCCCAATGCGATCAAACTAAGAACGATATGCAGACTTGCGAATCTTTGGAGGGAAGCGAACCAAGCTAACGAAAGATTTATCGAGATTCCGAAAAGAATAATCGATAAGCCCAGCCACTCGTTCTCTATCCATTTCATTCCCGGAATCGCAATTGATCCTACGCATGCGAACAATATTACCGCACCGGAGCCGCTTCTGACCCAATATCCTATCTGCTTCCAGAAATCTTTTCGGACGAGAAGAATAGAAGCTGCGAATAACGCGGCGCCGATTCCCAACACAAGAAGGAACCGGAAGAATGCAGACATCTTTAAGGCGGCATAGATACCTAGAAATCCCACCCCCATCGTTAAGATCACGGTTCCCAGAATTCCCGTCCAATTGTCGGCGATCTGCCTTTCCCATTTTTCCCAAACGGGAGATCTTTGGATTACAGGAGTAGGCTGAGGGACCGGAGCGGGAGAGGAAACTTTCGGAACCGTGGGGGACTTCGGCGCGTCTTTGCTCGGTTTAGGAAGTTCTTCCTTAATCTGTATCGGTTTTTCGGGAATCTTCGGAGCTGGGCTTTGGGGAGAAGACGATTTGGAGACCGCCTTCGAATCTTGCCCTCGCTCTTCCAATTTTTTTTCTAGTTCCCTGACTCTTTCGGACAGCTCCGCAATTCTGGAATTAAGAATGAACGGAAATACCAGATAGAAAATCAGAAATAATACACCAATAACGGCCAATAATACCATAGGGCTTATGAGTTCAGCAGGACCCGAATCCTATGTAAATTTCTTTTTAGTCGGATTTTACGGGAGGGGTGACCGTTTTTGAGCGACGCATAACGGGGGATTTGGGCCGGGAATCTAATCCCTCCGCTATAGAATCCGTATCGAAATTAGAGAAATAAGAGTTCTCGCGGCGAAGTTTTTCGGATAAAGGAAAAAAAGATCGGCCTTTGAAAAATACTTTCTACGGTTCTTGAGTCGATTAGTATTTGAGAAGTTCCTCCTTAGGATCGTTTGGAAAATCGCCTTGGAATCCCCGGTTTCATATATAAATTCTCTGCGACAGTTCTTCGAACGATTAGGGGATGGCATTTTGGTTTTTGACCAGAGCGGCAAGATCCTGGATGCGAATCCGGCCGGGACTCGCTTTCTGGGATATTCTCTTAACGAGCTCTTGGAGGCGGATTTTTCTTCCGTCTCCGAGATGCATAATAGCCTCCAACAGAAATTGTTGATCCAGGAACAGACGGATTGGTTCGTCAGCTCCTTCCATTCTAAAGACGGAAACTCCATTTCCTGTCTTTGCAGGGGATATCGGGTCACTACGGAAGCCGAGCCTGGAATCAGTTATTGGGTCCAGATGAGGGAATTTGTCTCATCGGAGGAGGAGAATTTCTCTGCTTCGAATCCAGCCTGGAAGGTTCTCGAAAAATTCTTCGATATGAATCCCTTACCTATGGCGATCACCGAAATAGAGACCGGTAAGTATATCAAAGTCAATAAGCAATTCGCCATCCAAGTAAAGTATAAAGAATCCGAGATCTTAGGAAAAACCAGCGAGGAACTGGGCTTTTGGTCTTTGGTGGGTCCCCGTGCTAAGATCGTAGATGCCATAAAGAAACAAGGATTCGTTAGAAATCTAGAATTACGTTTTAAGAATAAACTAGGAGACGAATTCTGGGGACTTTTTTCGGCTCACCCCATCGAATTCGGCGGATCCCTAAAATTACTCACCATTACCGTTCCGATCACGGACAGAGTAGAAGAAGAAATCGAAAAGCAGAGAATCCTGGACGAGCTGAAGGAAAACCAGGAGATTTTGGACCAGATCGTCAGATTGAATCCGAGTGCGATTACTCTTTCTCGTCCGGACGGCACGTATTTGGATGCGAACGAAATATTCCAAAAATTCGTCGGCAAGACGAGAGACGAGATCTTAGGTAAATCTCCGATCGATTTGGGAGTATATTACGATGTTTCGGATCGGGAAATCGTTCGTGGACTTTTGCAGGAAAAAGGTTCCGTCGAAAATTTAGAAATTAAGATGAGAACCGCGGACGGTAAATTGCGCTCTATGCTATTCTCCGCTCGGGTACTGGAAGCCGGGGGAGAAAAAAAGATCCTCGCGATCGGACACGATATTACCCATATTAAGGAAGTTCAGGACGATCTAAAAAAACTCGCAACGGCTTTGGAAAGAAGCAACGAACTCTTCCAAAGACTTTTCCAATTGATTCCCTCGGCAGTCGTGCTTACGGATTGGGAAAGCAAGAAGATCATGGATGTGAACGAAAAATTCCTCGAATACGTGAAGTTAAACAGGGGAGAAGTGATCGGTAGATTGACTCCCGACATTCGTATTTGGGAATTCGAGCCCGGCAAAAGAGGAGAGATCTACGAATTACTGCGAACTAAGGATGAGGTGAATAATATACTAACCACCTTTAGAGCTTCGGACGGCTCCAAGATTCCGGTTTTGTATTCAGGCCGAATCGTAGAATTAGGCGGTAGGAAGCACGTGATCTCTCTTGCTACCGATATCTCGGATCGCATCAAGGCTGAGGAGGAAACGGCTAGGTTGAACGAAGAGGTCCGCTATAATAAGGAACTCTTCGAGAAGATTTTCCAAATGAACCCTGCCGCAGTTTCCTTGTCGGATTTGGAAACAGGCACTTATCGAGAAATCAACCAAGCATACTGCGATCTTATCGGGTATACCAGAGAACAGATCGTAGGGAAAACTTCGATAGAATTGGGGATCTGGAAAACGAAATTCGATCGGGCCAGAATCAAGAAGGAACTGGAAGAGCTCGGTTGGTCCAAAAATGTGGAAGCGACCATCAACCATTCCGACGGATCGGAAAGACATGTCATTTCCGGAAACAGGGTCTTCAAAATGGGAGACCGAATGATGCTGTTGGCATTATTAATCGATATCACGGATAAGAAGAATGTGGAGTCCCAGCGTGACGAGTATTTAGATCGA is a window of Leptospira wolffii serovar Khorat str. Khorat-H2 DNA encoding:
- a CDS encoding membrane protein, PF10101 family; translation: MVLLAVIGVLFLIFYLVFPFILNSRIAELSERVRELEKKLEERGQDSKAVSKSSSPQSPAPKIPEKPIQIKEELPKPSKDAPKSPTVPKVSSPAPVPQPTPVIQRSPVWEKWERQIADNWTGILGTVILTMGVGFLGIYAALKMSAFFRFLLVLGIGAALFAASILLVRKDFWKQIGYWVRSGSGAVILFACVGSIAIPGMKWIENEWLGLSIILFGISINLSLAWFASLQRFASLHIVLSLIALGILPLSSLIFGLAVAITVFSLILSYKAKWEYHLLVSVLSFLIFNLLYKGHFSQSDLEVGMGQSRWIGVFSTVTIGITALLVHYRKIYGSEKLEGLPFITHLVSWGSTALGLALYATGSKWNPPILLLSSIAVYFIARTARQKGIRWLYLTDTLVSLGIAFTGILLLGRWEFDSYSISILTSILFLIFFIISVEEKETALKNCGAAFLHLSWFSYLILLFFRKVQGDNLGEVSRTIETLGMVVMAFAAQIYDSLRHRNEKQACDDIYGLTGEFRVSPAGIFIGLFSSAFCFQTLEWKYSEIFLPLYGIGLLYIRQNRNWNGLGIGILPFVLSIHLCIIGRIQNLEALEVLGRDLPLLGFCFFSSFFSKFKTDSGKTAFYSWPGSALFSLHLLVLAYWVTNSFSPFLPGIIWLMLSLFYLELVTLTGEKKEEWALNWKQFLIPSQGVFYLFSLGFVGFFLGAHFLVHLQSESSFGFFKIRFLIQIFAVACFLYWATNKAVPSEENSLWRKILPLFWELIVIFITIIIALEVPNNWLAVSWILWAFLLDTIGLKYQNIISRFRFYSLLFFWYSCIYVAFVSSSTISPSVLWKDQEWLGGLVSIVLQTAYLFRAYFLPPHQGGESEGFPLSVVELAKKMENHFNTAIFYPLFAAVAFFLFWSFDSSLLTLLWMIEIFFVFLIGLALKESHFRYVSLGAMVICLGRLIFWDLAQSSTITRALVFLGVGGILILMNTIYGKYRSKEKENVQ
- a CDS encoding PAS domain S-box protein, yielding MESPVSYINSLRQFFERLGDGILVFDQSGKILDANPAGTRFLGYSLNELLEADFSSVSEMHNSLQQKLLIQEQTDWFVSSFHSKDGNSISCLCRGYRVTTEAEPGISYWVQMREFVSSEEENFSASNPAWKVLEKFFDMNPLPMAITEIETGKYIKVNKQFAIQVKYKESEILGKTSEELGFWSLVGPRAKIVDAIKKQGFVRNLELRFKNKLGDEFWGLFSAHPIEFGGSLKLLTITVPITDRVEEEIEKQRILDELKENQEILDQIVRLNPSAITLSRPDGTYLDANEIFQKFVGKTRDEILGKSPIDLGVYYDVSDREIVRGLLQEKGSVENLEIKMRTADGKLRSMLFSARVLEAGGEKKILAIGHDITHIKEVQDDLKKLATALERSNELFQRLFQLIPSAVVLTDWESKKIMDVNEKFLEYVKLNRGEVIGRLTPDIRIWEFEPGKRGEIYELLRTKDEVNNILTTFRASDGSKIPVLYSGRIVELGGRKHVISLATDISDRIKAEEETARLNEEVRYNKELFEKIFQMNPAAVSLSDLETGTYREINQAYCDLIGYTREQIVGKTSIELGIWKTKFDRARIKKELEELGWSKNVEATINHSDGSERHVISGNRVFKMGDRMMLLALLIDITDKKNVESQRDEYLDRLEESKNLFEKVFDMNPDTVSISDLETGRYINVNSMFQELLQFSKTEVIGRTATELKIWKDAETRGKLIDQLQTTGILRDLELQFKRKDGTIVDTLFSGRIVNLLGRPALVAITRNNTSAKAAAREKEEDSRRLSGQANALLEIATDPDFASGNLKAGLENIVRMCTRTLDCDRASVWLFEDEAKQEWSLVAGWDRRSDKSMEKLTMNLADHPNYFKSIQTERFVDAMDVVHDPRTSEFAESYSIPLGIQSLLDSPIFLRGGIHGVICLEHRGYLRRWKGYEQQFAVTVAEQVTQLILNSERREAKEELENAVRVRTSELASALDNLRKTQDQLILSEKMAALGQLVAGIAHEINNPLGAISALSGELRAYLEASPERLERLGPYFSSADPVYIRRLSEFIAKGISNKELSISREERRSVLKQLKTKLSAWGYENSFDLADRLTDVGMHFYLEEFSDVFLANSNAPLLDFAIEEIQTYKNALSIRLAVDRTSKIVYALKSFAHIDSGGGKIETDLAENIETVLTIYHNQIKNGVEVQLDFQSRPIVPAYPDDLIQVWTNLIYNSLQAMQFKGKIKITIKDSNSDVSVSIMDNGPGIPEEIRAKIFDPFYTTKAPGEGSGLGLDISRRIVLKHGGRIEFESKPGRTVFKVILPKS